Sequence from the Thermocoleostomius sinensis A174 genome:
GCCGGGGGTTGCTGAAAATGATTGGTCAGCGCAAGCGTCTTTTGGCTTACATCCAGAAACAAGATCAGGAACGCTATCGCGCTTTGATTGGGCGTTTAGGTATCCGGGGTTAAGATTTGCTATGTCTCCCAAGTTGCCCGATTCAAGCTCTAGTTCATCAGATGCTGATCGCCAGCCCCTGCCCTTCGAGCCAGTCAAAAGCCGCAAGCAAGTCGCTCGCAAACCTGAACAAAGAGTTGCCAAATCCCCCACTGCTGTCCCAAAGCCAGCCGCATCTAGTTCATCTTCCCCTCGATTGAACGCTCACTCAACCGCTGGAATTCCAGAAAGGGTTAGCCGTCGCATGGTAAAGCGAATGGCAGTTTTTTGTGGACTGCCGACGTTCCTGGGGATGTCTACGTTTGTGGTCAGCTATCTCGTCATCGCTAATGATCTCTATGCAGTCCCTACCTATGCTGTGTTGCTGGTAAGTTTGGGCTTTTTTGGTCTGGGTGTTGTGGGTTTAAGCTACGGGGCGCTGTCGGCCTCATGGGATGAAGACATACCAGGCAGTCGGTTGGGGTTTGCTGAGTTTGCAACAAATTGGGGACGGATGACCGGGACTTGGCAGGCGCAACGAAAAGCGGCACGGGAAGCAGCACGTAACAATCCTAAACGAGGGTAGAAACCATGATCGTGGTCATGAAAGTTGGTGCTCCTGATGAGGAAGTGGCTCGGCTCAATCAGGAGTTTCAGTCCTGGGGACTGACACCAGAAACGATTGTGGGCAAACACAAAACCGTAATTGGTTTAGTGGGAGACACGATCGATCTAGATGCCCTACAAATGCAGGATATGAGTCCCTGGATTGAACAGGTATTGCGGGTAGAGAAGCCGTTCAAGCGGGTCAGCCGCGAGTATCGTCATGGTGAACCCAGTGAGGTGATGGTGCCTACTCCTAATGACGTCATCCCGTTTAGCGAACAGGCGCCGATTGTGGTGGTGGCCGGTCCTTGCTCGGTGGAAAACGAAGCCATGATAATTGAAACGGCCCAGCGCGTCAAGGCATCAGGTGCTCAATTTCTGCGGGGCGGCGCTTACAAGCCGCGTACCTCGCCCTATGCTTTTCAAGGTCACGGCGAAAGCGCCTTGGAATTGCTGGCAGCGGCACGAGCGGCCAGTGGCTTGGGCATTATTACCGAGGTGATGGACACTGCTGATCTTGACAGAATTGCGGAAGTAGCCGACGTGCTTCAGGTGGGCGCTCGCAACATGCAGAATTTTTCGCTGTTGAAGAAGGTGGGGGCGCAAGATAAGCCAGTACTGCTAAAGCGCGGCATGTCTGCCACGATCGACGAGTGGTTGATGGCAGCAGAATATATTTTGGCAGCTGGCAATCCCAATGTGATTTTGTGCGAGCGTGGTATTCGCACCTTCGATCGACAATATGCCCGCAATACCTTAGATCTCGCTGTCATTCCAGTGCTGCGATCGTTGACGCATCTGCCAATCATGATTGATCCTAGCCACGGCACGGGGAAAGCTGAATATGTCCCGGCGATGGCAATGGCAGCCATTGCAGCAGGCACAGATGCGTTGATGATTGAAGTGCACCCCAACCCTGCCAAAGCGCTTTCGGATGGACCCCAATCCCTCACTCCAGAGCGCTTCGATCGACTCATGCAAGCAGAATTATCGCTGATTGGGCAGGCGACAGGGCGCTGGCCAAAACCTGCGGCAATGGCTCTCTAGTCCGTTCCGTCAAGATTGCCGATCATGCACAATTACATTAAAAAATTACATTAAATCGTAAGCCTGACAGACTAGGACAACCAACGCCACTGCTTGCTGCTAGTTGCCTTAGTTATGACGGGAGCGGATGTTATTCCCCTTCAATTCGAAGAATAAGCCCTAGGACGATCGGGTAAACTCACCCAATCGCTTTGGGATCAATTAAGCTAAGATCATTACGGCTTCTTTACACAAATGTTGGTGATATCACAAGGAAAACTTTGTTAAGAAGCTAGCCGATTTTAGATTCTGGAGTTCAGACGGAGATCGTTTAGAGATTTTGTCGGGTCGATCGCCTGTTCCTGATCTACCGCAGGTAGGAACGAAAACGATTGAAATTCCAGTTTCGATAATCCCCTATTAACCCTCATTGCCTATTCTCCATTCATACCGGAACTTTCTTATGACTCTGCCTATTCGCAATGTTGCCATCATTGCCCACGTTGATCACGGCAAAACAACCCTTGTTGACGCTCTTTTGAAGCAGTCCGGCACGTTCCGCGAAGGTGAGGAAGTTCCGGATTGTGTGATGGACTCCAACGATCTGGAGCGGGAACGCGGCATTACAATTCTGTCTAAAAACACGGCGGTTCACTACAAAGATACGCTAATCAACATCGTTGATACACCCGGTCACGCTGACTTTGGCGGTGAGGTGGAGCGGGTTTTGGGCATGGTTGATGGCTGTATTTTGATTGTGGATGCCAATGAAGGCCCGATGCCACAAACCCGTTTTGTGCTAAAAAAAGCGCTGGAAAAAGGGCTGCGCCCAATCGTCGTGGTGAATAAAATCGATCGCCCCCAAGCTGATCCCTACGGTGCCATTGATAAAGTGTTGGATCTGTTTTTGGAACTGGGCGCAGATGACGATCAGTGCGAATTTCCCTACCTGTTCGCCTCCGGACTGGCAGGCTATGCCAAAAAAGATCTGGAGGCTGAATCGGTAGATATGCAGCCGTTGTTTGAAGAAATTCTCGACCATGTGCCGCCTCCGGTTGGTGATCCGGCTAAGCCACTGCAACTTCAGGTGACAACGCTAGATTATTCCGACTATCTGGGACGGATTGTGATTGGTCGTATTCACAATGGCGAAATTCGTATGGGGCAGCAAGCTGCGTTGGTGAAAGAAGATGGATCGATCGTCAAATCTAAAGTGACAAAATTGCTGGGTTTTGAAGGGTTGAAGCGCGTAGACATGGAATCGGCTTCAGCAGGACACATTGTGGCAATTGCTGGCTTTGCCGACGCCAATATTGGCGAAACCATTACCGATCCGAATGAACCGCAAGCCCTGCCGCTGATTAAAGTCGATGAACCGACGTTACAGATGACCTTCTGGGTGAACGATTCACCGTTTGCTGGACAGGAAGGAAACTTTGTCACCTCTCGGCAATTGCGCGATCGCTTGTTCCGCGAGTTAGAAACCAATGTGGCTTTGCGCGTTGAAGAAACCGATTCACCTGATAAATACCTGGTTTCCGGTCGTGGCGAATTGCACCTCGGTATCTTGATTGAAACCATGCGTCGGGAAGGCTATGAGTTCCAGGTTTCTCAGCCGCAGGTGATCTACCGTGAAGTCAATGGTCAGCCCTGTGAACCGTTTGAATTACTGGTGCTGGATGTGCCGGAGGAGGCAGTTGGCGGCTGTATTGAACGACTAGGA
This genomic interval carries:
- the aroF gene encoding 3-deoxy-7-phosphoheptulonate synthase, coding for MIVVMKVGAPDEEVARLNQEFQSWGLTPETIVGKHKTVIGLVGDTIDLDALQMQDMSPWIEQVLRVEKPFKRVSREYRHGEPSEVMVPTPNDVIPFSEQAPIVVVAGPCSVENEAMIIETAQRVKASGAQFLRGGAYKPRTSPYAFQGHGESALELLAAARAASGLGIITEVMDTADLDRIAEVADVLQVGARNMQNFSLLKKVGAQDKPVLLKRGMSATIDEWLMAAEYILAAGNPNVILCERGIRTFDRQYARNTLDLAVIPVLRSLTHLPIMIDPSHGTGKAEYVPAMAMAAIAAGTDALMIEVHPNPAKALSDGPQSLTPERFDRLMQAELSLIGQATGRWPKPAAMAL
- a CDS encoding PAM68 family protein, yielding MSPKLPDSSSSSSDADRQPLPFEPVKSRKQVARKPEQRVAKSPTAVPKPAASSSSSPRLNAHSTAGIPERVSRRMVKRMAVFCGLPTFLGMSTFVVSYLVIANDLYAVPTYAVLLVSLGFFGLGVVGLSYGALSASWDEDIPGSRLGFAEFATNWGRMTGTWQAQRKAAREAARNNPKRG
- the typA gene encoding translational GTPase TypA, which produces MTLPIRNVAIIAHVDHGKTTLVDALLKQSGTFREGEEVPDCVMDSNDLERERGITILSKNTAVHYKDTLINIVDTPGHADFGGEVERVLGMVDGCILIVDANEGPMPQTRFVLKKALEKGLRPIVVVNKIDRPQADPYGAIDKVLDLFLELGADDDQCEFPYLFASGLAGYAKKDLEAESVDMQPLFEEILDHVPPPVGDPAKPLQLQVTTLDYSDYLGRIVIGRIHNGEIRMGQQAALVKEDGSIVKSKVTKLLGFEGLKRVDMESASAGHIVAIAGFADANIGETITDPNEPQALPLIKVDEPTLQMTFWVNDSPFAGQEGNFVTSRQLRDRLFRELETNVALRVEETDSPDKYLVSGRGELHLGILIETMRREGYEFQVSQPQVIYREVNGQPCEPFELLVLDVPEEAVGGCIERLGQRKGEMQDMRVGGNGRSQLEFTIPARGLIGFRGEFMRLTRGDGIMNHSFLDYRPILGEVETRRNGVLIAFEEGTATFYAMKNAEDRGVFFITPGTKVYKGMIVGEHNRPQDLELNVCKTKQLTNHRASSGEELVQLQAPVDMSLERALEYIGPDELLEVTPASIRLRKMAKKLAKR